A section of the Callithrix jacchus isolate 240 chromosome 14, calJac240_pri, whole genome shotgun sequence genome encodes:
- the IL37 gene encoding LOW QUALITY PROTEIN: interleukin-37 (The sequence of the model RefSeq protein was modified relative to this genomic sequence to represent the inferred CDS: inserted 2 bases in 1 codon): MSFVEENSGVKMGSEDLERDEPQCLSEGKLEAPLEPDPSLPFMSFVHSKIFFMLPTSLSSASAEKGSPIHLGVSKEEFCXYCDKDKDQSCPSLQLKKKKLMKLADQKESARRPFIFHRTQVGSQNLLESMVHPRWFVCTSCNCNEPVGVTDKHEHKKHTEFLFHPVCKAEMSPSEVSD; encoded by the exons ATGTCCTTTGTGGAGGAGAACTCAGGAGTGAAAATGGGCTCTGAAGACTTGGAAAGAGATGAACCCCAGTGCCTCTCAGAAGGTAAG TTGGAAGCCCCCCTGGAGCCAGACCCAAGCCTCCCCTTCATGAGTTTTGTTCACTCAA AG ATCTTCTTTATGTTACCCACATCCTTGAGCTCAGCCTCTGCAGAGAAAGGAAGTCCTATTCACTTGGGGGTCTCTAAAGAGGAGTTTTG CTACTGTGACAAGGATAAAGACCAAAGTTGTCCATCCCTTCAGCTGAAG aagaagaaactgatgaAGCTGGCTGATCAAAAGGAATCAGCACGCCGGCCCTTCATCTTTCATAGGACTCAGGTGGGCTCCCAGAACTTGCTGGAGTCAATGGTTCACCCCAGATGGTTTGTCTGCACCTCCTGCAATTGTAATGAACCTGTTGGAGTGACAGATAAACATGAGCACAAGAAACacactgaatttttatttcatccaGTTTGCAAAGCTGAAATGAGCCCCAGTGAGGTCAGTGATTAG
- the LOC144579145 gene encoding LOW QUALITY PROTEIN: rab proteins geranylgeranyltransferase component A 2-like (The sequence of the model RefSeq protein was modified relative to this genomic sequence to represent the inferred CDS: substituted 1 base at 1 genomic stop codon), protein MVEKRILMKFLTFCLEYEQHPDEYQAFRQCSFSEYLKTKKLTPNLQHFVLHSTAMTSESSCTAVDGLNATKNFLQCLGQFGNTPFLFPLYGQGEMPQCFCRMCAVFGGIYCLRHKVQCFVVDKESGRCKAIIDHFGQRINAKYFIVEDSYLSEETCLNVQYKQISRAVLITDKSILKTDSDQQTSILIVPPAEPGACAVRVTELCSSTMTYMKDTYLVHLMCSSSKTAREDLESVVEKLFTPYADTEINKEELTKPRLLWILYFNMRDSSGISRSSYNGLPSNVYVCSGPDCGLGNEHAVKXAETLFQEIFPGEDFCPPPPDPEDIIFDGDDKQPEVPGTSNTIIAKLESSEESKNLESPEKHLQN, encoded by the coding sequence ATGGTTGAAAAGAGGATACTAATGAAATTTCTCACGTTTTGTTTAGAGTATGAACAACATCCTGATGAATACCAAGCTTTTAGGCAGTGTTCATTTTCAGAgtacttaaaaactaaaaaattaactcCCAACCTTCAACATTTTGTACTGCACTCAACTGCAATGACATCAGAATCATCTTGCACTGCAGTAGATGGCCTTAATGCAACTAAAAACTTCCTTCAGTGTCTTGGACAGTTTGGCAACACTCCCTTTCTATTTCCCTTGTATGGCCAAGGAGAAATGCCCCAGTGTTTCTGTAGGATGTGTGCAGTTTTTGGTGGAATCTATTGTCTTCGTCATAAAGTACAATGCTTTGTAGTCGACAAAGAATCTGGAAGATGTAAAGCAATTATAGATCACTTTGGTCAAAGAATAAatgctaagtattttattgtggaagacagttacCTTTCTGAGGAAACATGCTTAAATGTGCAGTATAAGCAGATCTCTAGGGCAGTACTCATTACAGACAAGTCTATCCTAAAGACAGATTCAGATCAGCAGACTTCCATTTTGATAGTTCCTCCAGCAGAACCAGGAGCTTGTGCTGTTCGGGTCACAGAATTATGTTCTTCAACCATGACATACATGAAGGACACCTATCTGGTACATTTGATGTGTTCATCTTCTAAAACAGCAAGAGAAGACTTAGAATCAGTGGTGGAGAAATTATTCACTCCGTATGCTGACACAGAAATAAACAAGGAAGAACTTACAAAGCCAAGACTCTTGTggattctttattttaatatgagAGATTCCTCAGGCATTAGCAGAAGCTCATATAATGGCTTACCTTCCAATGTTTACGTCTGCTCTGGGCCTGACTGTGGACTGGGAAATGAGCATGCTGTCAAGTGAGCTGAAACACTTTTCCAGGAGATCTTTCCAGGTGAAGATTTCTGCCCTCCACCTCCAGATCCAGAAGACATTATTTTTGATGGTGATGATAAGCAGCCAGAGGTTCCTGGAACCAGTAATACAATAATAGCCAAACTAGAATCCTCTGAGGAAAGCAAAAACCTAGAAAGCCCAGAGAAGCACcttcaaaattag
- the LOC118147241 gene encoding rab proteins geranylgeranyltransferase component A 2: protein MADNLPTEFDVIIIGTALPESILAAACLRSGQRVLHVDSRSYYGGNWTSFSFSGLLSWLKEYQQNNDIGEESTVAWQDLIHETEEAITLRKKDETIQPTEAFCYASQVVEEGIEEIGALQKNPSSGVSSTFTEVLDSACLPEESQSSHFNSDEIPAKHTQKSAREVSLEVTDVEESVEKEKYCGDKTCIHTVSDKDGVKDESISTVEDNANQTNRNRITWAGCGGSCL, encoded by the coding sequence ATGGCAGACAATCTTCCCACAGAGTTTGATGTGATTATAATAGGGACAGCTTTGCCCGAATCCATTCTTGCAGCTGCATGTTTAAGAAGTGGTCAGAGGGTTCTACATGTTGATTCAAGAAGTTACTATGGAGGAAACTGGACTAGTTTCAGCTTTTCAGGATTGCTATCCTGGTTGAAGGAGTATCAGCAAAACAATGACATTGGGGAAGAAAGTACTGTTGCATGGCAAGACCTGATCCATGAAACAGAAGAAGCCATTACTCTGCGCAAGAAGGATGAAACTATTCAACCTACAGAAGCTTTTTGTTATGCCAGTCAGGTTGTGGAGGAGGGCATTGAAGAGATTGGTGCTCTGCAGAAAAATCCTTCCTCGGGGGTGTCTAGTACCTTCACTGAAGTTCTGGATTCTGCATGCTTGCCTGAAGAAAGCCAGTCATCACACTTTAATAGCGATGAAATACCTGCCAAACACACTCAGAAAAGTGCTAGAGAGGTTTCCCTAGAAGTAACTGATGTAGAGGAATCAGTGGAGAAAGAAAAGTATTGTGGAGATAAAACTTGCATACACACAGTTTCAGATAAAGATGGAGTTAAAGATGAAAGCATATCTACAGTAGAAGACAATGCcaatcaaacaaacagaaataggattacttgggccgggtgcggtggctcatgcctgtaa